The following are encoded in a window of Acidimicrobiales bacterium genomic DNA:
- a CDS encoding EAL domain-containing protein has translation MGGPDRASAAARSIALIYVAIASVWILLSDAVFGVVGDPLSSVWGNIVKGLGFVAVSGYILYHLIVGMYRRMNRLDEELASQTELQAALFNLSPEAMWVYDPETLELLEVNDTMVRRYGRRREELLSLRTTDLGPMPGSDRIVHFVSGGDRRSEPSLLLHFGPHGEHRWVEVVAHPIEWHGRVAMLALSRDITAQKRAEDALRASERRLAGVLTSMQEMAFSIDLITGRIAYLNEVAGEVLGRDPRDLFVTVDDFSRFVHDEDRDIYYQAMRDVVTEGWIDTEFRIEQPDGSPRTLHIRARGVVGPSGRVEQVDGVGVDMTHREELDELVEHQRSFDHLTGLPNRLAFVAAVDAVLAGGSTETQPPVVALFDLDRFGAVNQSAGHHAGDAVLLAVAERVTAVLSPGMMAARVGGDEFAVFSPPGTMAADELVTLLQNAVDGVFTIDDYEFFVTMSVGLAESDEARDAENMLRDAHLAMTAAKARAGGVEYFHPAHRALVTEQVKVEGELRRAVADGELRAVYQPLVSLSTDRVVGVEVLARWQHPQRGLVPAAEFIEVAERSGLIIDLGAEILDQACRQAADWRRRYGTAAPRVWVNLSRRELDTDDVATRVAKAIAAHGLPPSAVGIEVTETAFVADMGPGVAAMEELAAAGVELALDDFGTGWSSLQTLKSFPLSVVKIDRSFVANVGESEEDAQIIKAVIGMAKGMSLTTLAEGRRDRRSAPPSPAAGVRPGPGLSVGPSRFRGEDRRDPRHRR, from the coding sequence ATGGGCGGTCCCGATCGAGCGAGCGCGGCGGCACGCAGCATCGCGCTGATCTATGTGGCCATCGCGTCCGTGTGGATCCTGCTCAGCGACGCGGTCTTCGGGGTGGTCGGCGACCCGCTGAGCTCGGTCTGGGGAAACATCGTCAAGGGCCTGGGCTTCGTCGCGGTCAGTGGGTACATCCTCTACCACCTCATCGTCGGCATGTACCGACGAATGAACCGGCTCGACGAGGAGCTGGCCAGCCAGACCGAGCTCCAGGCGGCGCTGTTCAACCTCAGCCCCGAGGCCATGTGGGTGTACGACCCCGAGACCCTCGAGCTGCTCGAGGTCAACGACACCATGGTGCGCCGCTACGGTCGACGTCGCGAGGAGCTGCTCTCGCTACGCACCACCGATCTCGGTCCGATGCCGGGCTCGGATCGCATCGTCCACTTCGTCTCCGGCGGTGATCGGCGGAGCGAACCGAGCCTGCTGCTGCACTTCGGTCCGCACGGCGAGCACCGGTGGGTCGAGGTGGTCGCCCACCCCATCGAGTGGCACGGCCGAGTGGCCATGTTGGCGCTGAGCCGTGACATCACCGCCCAGAAGCGGGCCGAGGACGCGCTCCGTGCGAGCGAACGGCGGCTGGCGGGGGTGCTCACCTCCATGCAGGAGATGGCCTTCTCGATCGACCTCATCACCGGCCGCATCGCCTACCTCAACGAGGTGGCGGGCGAGGTGCTCGGTCGCGACCCCCGCGACCTGTTCGTCACCGTCGACGACTTCAGTCGGTTCGTCCACGACGAGGACCGCGACATCTACTACCAAGCCATGCGCGACGTGGTGACCGAGGGCTGGATCGACACCGAGTTCCGCATCGAGCAGCCCGATGGCTCCCCGCGGACCCTGCACATCAGGGCGCGTGGGGTGGTCGGTCCGTCGGGGCGGGTCGAGCAGGTCGACGGGGTCGGGGTCGACATGACCCACCGCGAGGAGCTGGACGAGCTGGTCGAGCACCAGCGGTCGTTCGACCACCTCACCGGGCTGCCCAACCGGCTGGCGTTCGTGGCTGCGGTGGACGCGGTGCTGGCCGGGGGCTCCACCGAGACCCAGCCACCAGTGGTCGCGCTCTTCGACCTCGACCGGTTCGGGGCGGTGAACCAGTCCGCCGGCCACCACGCGGGCGATGCGGTGCTCTTGGCCGTGGCCGAACGGGTCACCGCCGTGCTGTCTCCCGGGATGATGGCCGCTCGGGTCGGTGGCGACGAGTTCGCGGTGTTCAGCCCACCCGGCACGATGGCCGCCGACGAGCTCGTCACCCTGCTGCAGAACGCGGTCGACGGAGTGTTCACCATCGACGACTACGAGTTCTTCGTCACGATGAGCGTGGGACTGGCCGAGAGCGACGAGGCTCGCGACGCGGAGAACATGCTCCGCGATGCTCACCTGGCGATGACCGCAGCCAAGGCCCGCGCCGGCGGCGTCGAGTACTTCCACCCTGCACACCGCGCCCTGGTCACCGAGCAGGTCAAGGTCGAAGGCGAGCTTCGCCGGGCGGTCGCCGACGGCGAGCTGAGGGCGGTGTACCAGCCGCTCGTCTCGCTGAGCACCGACCGGGTGGTGGGGGTCGAGGTGCTGGCCCGGTGGCAGCACCCCCAGCGGGGTCTGGTGCCGGCGGCCGAGTTCATCGAGGTGGCCGAACGCAGCGGCCTCATCATCGATCTCGGAGCCGAGATCCTCGACCAGGCCTGCCGGCAGGCCGCCGACTGGCGTCGCCGCTACGGCACCGCCGCGCCGCGGGTGTGGGTCAACCTGTCGCGGCGCGAGCTCGACACCGACGATGTCGCGACCCGGGTCGCCAAGGCCATCGCCGCTCACGGGCTGCCACCGTCGGCGGTGGGGATCGAGGTCACCGAGACCGCGTTCGTCGCCGACATGGGGCCGGGGGTGGCGGCGATGGAGGAGCTCGCCGCCGCCGGGGTGGAGCTGGCGCTCGACGACTTCGGCACCGGGTGGTCGTCGTTGCAGACCCTGAAGTCGTTTCCCTTGTCGGTCGTGAAGATCGACCGGTCCTTCGTCGCCAACGTGGGTGAGTCCGAGGAGGACGCCCAGATCATCAAGGCGGTGATCGGCATGGCCAAGGGGATGTCGTTGACCACCCTCGCCGAAGGGCGTCGAGACCGCCGATCAGCTCCACCATCTCCGGCGGCTGGGGTGCGACCAGGTCCAGGGCTATCTGTTGGGCCGTCCCGGTTCCGCGGCGAGGATCGACGAGATCCTCGACACCGGCGGTAA
- a CDS encoding aminotransferase class I/II-fold pyridoxal phosphate-dependent enzyme: protein MTAPGFVPPPYPYDRLDGLKAVAAAHEGGVIDLSIGTPCDPPPDAVVAMLAGSGAERGYPPSIGTAAFREAAAAWLERRLGAVVEPSAVGACIGTKELVAGIPQWLKLRTPARDTVLYPAISYPTYEMGAVLAGCRAVPVAVDADWRLDLASIDDADAARALCLWVNTPGNPAGGLDDLGAAAAWGRERGVTVLSDECYAEFTWDGPARTILASGPDGVLAVHSLSKRSNLAGMRAGFYTGDADLVHYLQEVRKHAGFMLPGPVQAAAVVAFGDDVHVDAQRDTYLGRLQRCAAVLAGSYGIDVSLPGGGFYLWVRAPDGDAWAFARRLAEDAGVLVSPGEFYGPTGASHVRLAMVQPDDRIDLLEQRLN from the coding sequence GTGACCGCACCCGGATTCGTCCCCCCACCGTATCCCTACGACCGCCTCGACGGGTTGAAGGCGGTGGCTGCCGCCCACGAGGGAGGTGTGATCGACCTGTCGATCGGCACCCCCTGTGACCCACCGCCCGACGCGGTGGTGGCCATGCTTGCCGGTTCGGGCGCCGAGCGGGGATACCCGCCTTCGATCGGGACCGCGGCCTTTCGAGAAGCGGCCGCGGCGTGGCTCGAACGTCGATTGGGTGCTGTGGTGGAGCCCAGCGCCGTGGGGGCGTGCATCGGCACCAAGGAGCTGGTGGCCGGCATTCCCCAGTGGCTGAAGCTGCGAACCCCCGCACGCGACACGGTGCTGTACCCGGCGATCAGCTACCCCACCTATGAGATGGGCGCCGTGCTCGCCGGTTGCCGCGCCGTTCCCGTCGCGGTCGACGCCGACTGGCGGCTCGACCTGGCTTCCATCGACGACGCCGATGCGGCCCGGGCGTTGTGTCTGTGGGTGAACACCCCTGGGAATCCCGCCGGAGGTCTCGACGACCTCGGTGCCGCCGCGGCCTGGGGTCGCGAGCGAGGGGTGACGGTGCTCTCCGACGAGTGCTACGCCGAGTTCACCTGGGACGGTCCTGCCCGCACGATCCTCGCCTCGGGACCCGATGGGGTCCTCGCCGTGCACTCCCTCTCGAAGCGCTCAAACCTGGCGGGGATGCGGGCGGGCTTCTACACCGGCGACGCCGATCTGGTCCACTACCTGCAGGAGGTGCGCAAGCACGCGGGGTTCATGCTGCCGGGACCGGTCCAGGCCGCGGCGGTGGTCGCGTTCGGCGACGACGTCCACGTCGACGCCCAACGCGACACCTATCTGGGTCGGCTGCAGCGGTGCGCCGCCGTGCTCGCGGGCAGCTACGGCATCGACGTGTCGTTGCCCGGAGGCGGGTTCTACCTCTGGGTGCGAGCCCCCGACGGTGATGCCTGGGCCTTCGCCCGGCGCCTCGCCGAGGATGCCGGCGTGCTGGTCAGCCCCGGCGAGTTCTATGGGCCGACGGGTGCGAGCCACGTCCGGCTCGCCATGGTGCAGCCCGACGACCGGATCGATCTGCTCGAGCAGCGCCTGAACTGA
- the hflX gene encoding GTPase HflX, with product MGERRDDRGAQPDETHRGAFGEHGGEQGAFIERAFRERIVLVGVTAPGETDDDTEASLDELALLVDTAGADEVARVVQRRGAPDPATYVGKGKAQEILEVAESVDADTVVFDDELSPAQQRNLETILGRSAIDRTAVILDIFAQNAHTVEGKAQVQLALLRYRMPRLRGRGKTLSQQMGGIGARRGPGETQLEVDRRRVTRLIHKLEANLREIARHRDNQRKSRRRSPFQKASIVGYTNAGKSTLLNQLTDAGVLVEDRLFATLDATTRRLQLPGGETVLVTDTVGFVRKLPHQLVEAFKSTLEVVGESDLLVHVVDSSAPDPGAQIEAVHDVLGAIGAGDVPELLVFNKSDLAPVAARQLVAAHPGSVAVSATTADGIDACLATMSERLRSLTHLVELMVPFERGDVLAAVHREGEVLDEHAAESGMRLRARLGDASWARLSEFVIG from the coding sequence GTGGGTGAGCGGCGCGACGATCGGGGCGCCCAGCCCGACGAGACCCACCGGGGTGCGTTCGGCGAGCACGGCGGCGAGCAGGGTGCGTTCATCGAGCGTGCCTTTCGTGAGCGGATCGTGCTCGTGGGCGTCACCGCTCCCGGCGAGACCGACGACGACACCGAGGCGAGTCTCGACGAGCTGGCCCTGCTGGTCGACACCGCAGGTGCCGACGAGGTGGCCAGGGTGGTCCAGCGGCGTGGCGCTCCCGATCCCGCGACCTATGTCGGCAAGGGCAAGGCCCAGGAGATCCTCGAGGTCGCCGAGTCGGTGGACGCCGACACGGTGGTGTTCGACGACGAGCTCAGCCCCGCCCAGCAACGCAACCTGGAGACGATCCTCGGCCGGTCGGCCATCGATCGCACGGCGGTGATCCTCGACATCTTCGCCCAGAACGCCCACACCGTCGAAGGCAAGGCCCAGGTCCAGCTCGCGCTGCTCAGGTACCGGATGCCACGCTTGCGCGGGCGAGGCAAGACCCTCTCGCAGCAGATGGGTGGCATCGGCGCCCGCCGCGGCCCGGGCGAGACCCAGCTCGAGGTCGATCGGCGCCGCGTCACCCGGCTGATCCACAAGCTCGAAGCCAATCTCCGCGAGATCGCACGGCACCGGGACAACCAGCGCAAGTCCCGCCGCCGCTCCCCGTTCCAGAAGGCGTCGATCGTCGGCTACACCAATGCCGGCAAGTCCACGCTGCTCAACCAGCTCACCGATGCCGGAGTGCTGGTGGAGGATCGTCTCTTCGCCACCCTCGATGCCACCACCCGCCGGCTCCAGCTTCCGGGCGGTGAGACCGTGCTGGTCACCGACACGGTGGGCTTCGTCCGCAAGCTTCCCCACCAGCTCGTCGAAGCGTTCAAGTCCACCCTCGAGGTGGTTGGCGAGTCCGATCTGTTGGTACACGTGGTCGATTCCTCGGCTCCGGATCCCGGCGCCCAGATCGAGGCGGTGCACGACGTGCTGGGCGCGATCGGCGCCGGCGACGTACCCGAGCTGCTGGTGTTCAACAAGTCCGACCTGGCTCCGGTCGCCGCCCGCCAGCTCGTGGCCGCCCATCCCGGGTCGGTCGCGGTCTCGGCGACCACTGCTGACGGGATCGATGCCTGCCTCGCCACCATGTCCGAGCGGCTCCGGTCGTTGACCCACCTGGTCGAGCTGATGGTTCCCTTCGAACGGGGCGATGTGCTGGCCGCGGTGCATCGCGAGGGCGAGGTGCTCGATGAGCACGCCGCCGAGTCCGGCATGCGCCTGCGGGCTCGTCTCGGCGACGCGTCCTGGGCCCGGCTGTCGGAGTTCGTCATCGGCTGA
- the dapF gene encoding diaminopimelate epimerase: MKLTKHHGLRNDFLVVLDETNDAPVTAGPELARVLCDRRSGIGADGLIHGAAPGPGDEPGSDVVMRLWNADGSRAEMSGNGIRCLAQAVSRARGWASGTIVAATDAGPRQLEVTEGPSPREVTVRVDMGEVGAGPGATGIELPFVTKDVATADLGNPHLVAWVEDPADIDLESVGPVVESAFPDGINLEVIAPGIVHGTLSFRVWERGVGVTEACGTGACAAAFVAHQWGLVNAAAEVAMPGGTVLVELVDGRAMLHGPAVHIADIEIDDRELAGG, translated from the coding sequence ATGAAGCTCACCAAGCACCACGGGTTGCGCAACGACTTCCTCGTCGTCCTCGACGAGACCAACGACGCGCCGGTGACCGCCGGCCCCGAGCTGGCGCGCGTGCTGTGCGACCGCCGGTCCGGGATCGGTGCCGACGGCCTCATCCACGGCGCTGCCCCCGGGCCCGGTGACGAGCCCGGGTCCGATGTGGTGATGCGGCTGTGGAACGCGGATGGGAGCCGGGCCGAGATGAGCGGCAACGGCATCCGGTGCCTGGCCCAGGCGGTGTCCAGGGCTCGAGGCTGGGCCAGCGGCACGATCGTCGCCGCCACCGATGCCGGTCCCCGGCAGCTGGAGGTGACCGAAGGCCCCTCCCCGCGTGAGGTCACCGTGCGGGTCGACATGGGCGAGGTCGGCGCCGGGCCCGGGGCAACCGGCATCGAGCTCCCGTTCGTCACCAAGGACGTGGCCACCGCCGACCTCGGGAACCCGCACTTGGTCGCCTGGGTCGAAGATCCGGCCGACATCGACCTCGAATCGGTGGGCCCTGTGGTCGAGTCGGCGTTCCCCGACGGCATCAACCTCGAGGTGATCGCCCCGGGCATCGTCCACGGCACGCTGTCGTTTCGGGTGTGGGAGCGAGGGGTCGGCGTCACCGAGGCCTGTGGTACCGGTGCCTGCGCCGCCGCGTTCGTCGCCCACCAGTGGGGTCTGGTGAACGCCGCCGCCGAGGTGGCCATGCCCGGCGGGACGGTGCTGGTCGAGCTGGTCGACGGGCGGGCGATGCTGCACGGACCCGCGGTGCACATCGCCGACATCGAGATCGACGACCGGGAGCTCGCCGGTGGGTGA
- the miaA gene encoding tRNA (adenosine(37)-N6)-dimethylallyltransferase MiaA codes for MNPQPLALVGTTASGKSGLALAMARARPDIELVSVDSMQVYRGMDIGTAKPTVAERAEVPHHCIDLVDPWEEFTVAQFQQTVRSGIADVETRGKRPLLVGGTGLYLRAVIDDLEIPGRFPGVASELDAEPDTVALHARLRELDPVAADRMEPTNRRRVLRALEVTLGSGRPFSSYGPGLEEYPPCRFQLVGIRLPRSVIDDRIVRRYQHQLEAGFVGEVQRLLDDPRGWSPTASQALGYKELAAHLRGECTLDEALELALRRTRRFARRQERWFRRDPRIRWLDTIADPASLLDQLLSISDGE; via the coding sequence ATGAACCCGCAGCCGCTGGCGCTGGTCGGCACCACTGCGTCGGGCAAGTCCGGCCTGGCGCTGGCCATGGCCAGGGCGAGGCCCGACATCGAGCTGGTGTCGGTCGACTCGATGCAGGTCTATCGGGGGATGGACATCGGAACCGCGAAGCCCACCGTGGCCGAGCGGGCCGAGGTGCCCCACCACTGCATCGACCTCGTCGACCCGTGGGAGGAGTTCACCGTCGCCCAGTTCCAGCAGACGGTGCGATCCGGCATCGCCGACGTCGAGACGCGCGGGAAGCGACCGTTGCTGGTCGGGGGTACCGGGTTGTACCTGCGGGCGGTGATCGACGATCTCGAGATCCCCGGCCGGTTCCCCGGGGTTGCGTCCGAGCTCGACGCTGAGCCCGACACCGTGGCGCTGCACGCACGGCTCCGCGAGCTCGATCCGGTGGCTGCCGACCGCATGGAACCCACCAACCGGCGGCGGGTGCTGCGGGCGCTCGAGGTGACCCTCGGCAGCGGTCGGCCCTTCTCCTCCTACGGGCCCGGCCTGGAGGAGTACCCGCCGTGCCGGTTCCAGCTGGTGGGCATCCGCCTGCCCCGTTCGGTCATCGACGATCGGATCGTCAGGCGCTACCAGCACCAGCTCGAGGCGGGCTTCGTCGGTGAGGTGCAACGCCTGCTCGACGACCCTCGTGGCTGGTCGCCCACCGCGTCCCAGGCGCTCGGCTACAAGGAGCTGGCCGCCCACCTGCGGGGCGAGTGCACCCTCGACGAGGCGCTCGAGCTCGCCCTGCGGCGCACCCGTCGCTTCGCCCGACGCCAGGAACGGTGGTTCCGCCGCGATCCCCGCATCCGGTGGCTGGACACGATCGCCGACCCGGCGTCGTTGCTCGACCAGCTGCTGTCGATCTCAGACGGCGAGTGA
- a CDS encoding APH(3') family aminoglycoside O-phosphotransferase has protein sequence MAAPGTLPEALADLVGDAEVVPITGGRSPAITAWVRRPDATWVLKVQVADDLETSLVGEAERARWLARHLPVPEVVASGSDGEHEWLLTTALVGSDATRPEHQMEVERLVHVLGEGLRTFHDRAPVDDCPFDATTPIALERARARMEAGRVDETDFEPLHAGLSSHELFQLMIDSVPGGDDDTVVLHGDYCVPNVILEDGAISGYVDLGRVGVGDRHRDLGIAARSIANNFGGHAVGPFLDAYGIDQPDLARLDFFVMLDEFF, from the coding sequence ATGGCCGCACCCGGAACCCTTCCTGAGGCGCTCGCCGACCTCGTCGGCGACGCCGAGGTCGTCCCCATCACCGGCGGTCGTTCCCCGGCGATCACCGCGTGGGTCCGCCGCCCCGACGCCACCTGGGTGCTCAAGGTGCAGGTGGCCGACGACCTCGAGACCTCCCTGGTCGGCGAAGCCGAGCGTGCAAGGTGGCTCGCTCGGCATCTGCCGGTGCCCGAGGTGGTCGCGTCGGGCAGCGATGGCGAGCACGAATGGCTCCTCACGACCGCGTTGGTGGGCAGCGATGCGACCCGGCCCGAGCACCAGATGGAGGTCGAGCGCCTTGTTCACGTTCTCGGCGAGGGCCTGCGCACCTTCCACGACCGGGCACCGGTCGACGACTGCCCCTTCGACGCGACGACACCCATCGCCCTCGAGCGAGCCCGGGCGCGGATGGAGGCGGGCCGGGTCGACGAGACCGATTTCGAGCCGCTCCATGCCGGATTGAGCTCCCACGAGCTGTTCCAGCTCATGATCGACTCGGTGCCCGGAGGCGACGACGACACGGTCGTGCTCCACGGCGACTACTGCGTGCCCAACGTGATCCTCGAGGACGGGGCCATCAGTGGCTATGTCGACCTCGGACGGGTCGGGGTGGGTGACCGTCACCGGGACCTGGGCATCGCCGCCAGGAGCATCGCCAACAACTTCGGCGGACACGCGGTCGGTCCCTTCCTCGACGCCTATGGGATCGATCAACCCGATCTCGCCCGGCTCGACTTCTTCGTCATGCTCGACGAGTTCTTCTAG
- a CDS encoding MiaB/RimO family radical SAM methylthiotransferase: MTRSYSIRTYGCQMNEHDSERIAGLLEADGLVPAPSEDEADVVVLNTCCIRENADNKLYGKLGHLKSLKAERPDLEIVVGGCLAQKDQQLIRERAPHVDVVFGTHNVSRAAELLREAREQGPVTEILQQAALDDADSFPSALPVKREVDYAAWVTIQIGCDNTCAFCIVPSVRGAEASRPFGELVSEVEQLAADGVVEVTLLGQNVNSYGRDLTTRLRTGDPDPVADAEVAGQEWAGDDRRRPRPLFADLLRAVGAVEGISRVRYTSPHPKDLRPETITAMADTPAVCEHLHLPLQSGSDRVLAAMHRGYTADRYLEKLAAARAGVPDLAVSTDIIVGFPGETEDDFERTLEVAAAADYDSAYTFIFSPREGTEAAAMVDQFVDHAVCVDRFDRLRHVVERSAMRRNQDRIGRVEEVIVEGPSKRDRSVLTGRTRQNKLVHFPAASPMRVGTIATVEVTEAAPHHLRGILREVVATPRHRTRIPVAAG; the protein is encoded by the coding sequence GTGACCCGGTCCTATTCCATCCGCACCTACGGGTGCCAGATGAACGAGCACGACTCCGAACGCATCGCGGGCCTGCTCGAGGCCGACGGATTGGTGCCCGCGCCCAGCGAGGACGAGGCCGACGTCGTCGTGCTCAACACCTGCTGCATCCGCGAGAACGCCGACAACAAGCTCTACGGCAAGCTCGGCCACCTCAAGTCTCTGAAGGCAGAACGGCCCGATCTCGAGATCGTGGTCGGCGGATGCCTCGCTCAGAAGGACCAGCAGCTCATCCGCGAGCGCGCACCGCATGTCGATGTCGTGTTCGGCACCCACAACGTGAGCCGTGCCGCCGAGCTGTTGCGCGAGGCGCGCGAGCAGGGACCGGTCACCGAGATCCTCCAGCAGGCGGCCCTCGATGACGCCGACTCGTTCCCGTCGGCGTTGCCGGTCAAGCGCGAGGTCGACTATGCGGCGTGGGTCACCATCCAGATCGGTTGTGACAACACGTGCGCCTTCTGCATCGTCCCCTCGGTGCGCGGCGCCGAGGCGAGCCGCCCGTTCGGCGAGCTGGTGAGCGAGGTCGAGCAGTTGGCCGCCGACGGCGTGGTCGAGGTCACGCTGCTCGGCCAGAACGTCAACTCCTATGGTCGCGACCTCACCACCCGCCTGCGTACGGGCGATCCCGACCCCGTGGCCGATGCCGAGGTCGCGGGCCAGGAGTGGGCCGGAGACGATCGGCGGCGCCCGCGCCCCCTCTTCGCCGATCTCCTGCGTGCGGTCGGCGCGGTCGAGGGCATCTCCCGGGTCCGCTACACCAGTCCCCACCCCAAGGACCTGCGCCCCGAGACCATCACCGCCATGGCCGATACGCCCGCCGTGTGCGAGCACCTGCACCTGCCGCTGCAGTCGGGGTCCGACCGTGTCCTGGCCGCCATGCACCGCGGCTACACCGCCGATCGCTACCTCGAGAAGCTGGCCGCGGCCCGCGCCGGCGTCCCCGACCTGGCCGTCAGCACCGACATCATCGTCGGATTCCCAGGTGAGACCGAGGACGACTTCGAACGGACCCTCGAGGTCGCCGCCGCCGCCGACTACGACTCCGCCTACACCTTCATCTTCTCGCCGCGCGAAGGGACCGAGGCGGCGGCCATGGTCGACCAGTTCGTCGATCACGCGGTCTGTGTCGATCGCTTCGACCGGCTCCGCCACGTGGTCGAACGGTCGGCCATGCGCCGCAACCAGGACCGCATCGGCCGCGTCGAGGAGGTCATCGTCGAAGGGCCCTCCAAGCGCGATCGATCGGTGCTCACCGGCCGCACCCGCCAGAACAAGCTCGTCCACTTCCCGGCCGCGTCGCCGATGCGGGTCGGCACCATCGCCACCGTCGAGGTCACCGAGGCCGCGCCCCACCACCTGCGTGGGATCCTCCGCGAGGTGGTGGCCACTCCCCGCCATCGCACCCGCATCCCGGTCGCCGCCGGCTAG
- a CDS encoding SDR family oxidoreductase, whose product MSDLPRMDGRTVMITGANSGIGKEAAVQLVELGAEVVITARDLAKGALAVEEVARRGGARPHLVQLDLGDLDSVRRCAAEVLERVEQLHVLVCNAGLTLSKRSETTQGFEYLFGVNHLGHFLLVELLRPRLVDSAPARVVVVSSDMHRFAYRGLAFDDLQSTRRYFSYDVYAKTKLANILFTRELSKRLQGTGVTVNAVHPGLVKTNFGGEGDTRITQQFVRMLPRPFAVDAATGADTIVYLAAAEEIADLTGGYYVDRRPATPSRAARDDAAAARLWEVSEQLVTAGGRPDRPRGPNLSG is encoded by the coding sequence ATGTCCGATCTGCCACGCATGGACGGCCGCACGGTGATGATCACCGGCGCCAACTCGGGCATCGGCAAGGAGGCCGCCGTCCAGCTCGTCGAGCTGGGCGCCGAGGTGGTCATCACCGCGCGAGATCTGGCCAAGGGTGCGCTCGCCGTCGAGGAGGTCGCCCGGCGCGGCGGAGCGCGCCCGCACCTGGTGCAGCTCGATCTGGGCGACCTCGACTCGGTGAGGCGGTGCGCTGCCGAGGTGCTCGAGCGCGTCGAGCAGCTGCACGTGTTGGTGTGCAACGCCGGGCTGACCCTGTCGAAGCGATCCGAGACCACGCAGGGGTTCGAGTACCTGTTCGGGGTCAACCACCTGGGCCACTTCCTGCTGGTCGAGCTGCTCCGCCCTCGTCTGGTCGACTCGGCTCCCGCCCGCGTCGTCGTGGTCTCCTCGGACATGCACCGCTTCGCCTACCGCGGCCTGGCCTTCGACGACCTGCAGAGCACCCGCCGCTATTTCAGCTACGACGTCTACGCCAAGACCAAGCTTGCGAACATCCTGTTCACGCGGGAGCTGTCGAAGCGCCTGCAGGGCACGGGAGTGACCGTCAACGCCGTGCACCCTGGTCTGGTCAAGACCAACTTCGGTGGCGAGGGCGACACCCGGATCACCCAGCAGTTCGTCAGGATGCTCCCGCGGCCGTTCGCCGTCGACGCCGCGACCGGAGCCGACACCATCGTGTACCTGGCGGCAGCCGAGGAGATCGCCGACCTGACCGGCGGCTACTACGTCGATCGGCGACCGGCCACGCCGTCGCGGGCGGCCCGCGACGACGCTGCGGCCGCCCGCTTGTGGGAGGTCAGCGAGCAGCTCGTCACGGCGGGCGGTCGGCCAGATCGGCCCAGGGGTCCTAACCTGTCAGGGTGA